The following proteins come from a genomic window of Meles meles chromosome 1, mMelMel3.1 paternal haplotype, whole genome shotgun sequence:
- the TCHHL1 gene encoding trichohyalin-like protein 1, whose amino-acid sequence MARLLKDVLCVIKTFHKYAQEDGDKATLTCTELKLLIQGEFGDILQPRAIHAVERNLNLLDTDSSGTISFDEFVLAIFNLLNLSYLDIQSLLKSEPRQVSNPEEKPDDMDLQVTSGTGQWTERTPPTQDRAVPPSGMTSSAQFNPTERGAFGYNRVENTKTCKLPVEEPGHNDPKSQHLEGDQQSQEVAQDVSATGDNGAQFETNKTTAESEQTDSPTKQEEQNKESPMEGDNPVREQSITKTRDQCGEQEGNLRTQSSPPEKTTQRPSKDQDVTTEKGVKEHSKTQELSLPGNYEPNSEAADLPKQAAAQKPLQTEKPTDPEDDNRTSETQEQGEDADRTPPETKNPAEPGDDGRASETQEPPAQETKDLPVQGDNRNVSETPDVRAIRKERRSPEVHGTAEQEENEKEIQLLTLEDQPQDGKYQELQKSSKKGDAEAGSKTQESSSEGGDQNHPEIERTVTPEEEARHAEEGTAKVFMSSKNVPAAEGTPGARERTQELAPLTNQSREENKRVTKTHDKPVKDNDGYQEEDPKPTATQNNEGSSEIPNSLTPEDGDNSSETNDLPVQGDSQNQGDPLRESVERSHNGNPDTEKQVALGEESRTEEDVVLAVRVKEQDKQLTEEPEWATREEHRSLGSGTKGPGPAVYPDGHLEAQESTARGEDRKSLEADFTDQFSIKQLPAKEDSRRKLKVQGPSTKGEEGRTPETQDTPVKNLDEDNSASPKTHLEREEPATLEEDESPQELAEASDQQNPAKKKYDVSVPQSGLEEKMQKNQEPGFVERGTVYSSPLYQYLQEKILQQKNMTQMEQQNQAQTARSSSPELLNNQSSAPLTNEISDSPIIFSDSQALHYTRERLPDADPADAQQTSAPQASEDKQSYPQEKKPVLQKEASTKEQ is encoded by the exons ATGGCTCGGCTCCTGAAAGATGTCCTCTGTGTAATCAAGACATTCCACAAGTATGCCCAGGAGGATGGTGACAAGGCAACACTGACCTGCACAGAGCTGAAACTGCTCATCCAGGGCGAGTTTGGGGACATTCTTCAG CCACGTGCCATTCATGCTGTGGAGAGAAACTTGAACCTTCTGGATACTGACAGCAGTGGCACCATCAGTTTTGATGAATTTGTTCTTGCAATCTTCAACTTGTTGAACCTCTCCTATCTTGATATACAATCATTACTTAAATCAGAACCAAGACAAGTGTCTAATCCAGAGGAGAAACCTGATGATATGGATCTTCAGGTGACCAGTGGCACTGGCCAGTGGACAGAGCGAACTCCACCAACTCAAGACAGAGCTGTACCTCCTTCAGGAATGACATCATCAGCTCAGTTCAATCCTACAGAAAGGGGAGCATTTGGATACAATAGGGTTGAAAACACCAAGACTTGCAAACTGCCAGTAGAAGAACCTGGGCACAATGACCCTAAGAGTCAACACCTGGAAGGAGATCAACAGAGCCAGGAGGTGGCCCAAGATGTGTCAGCAACAGGAGACAATGGGGCTCAATTTGAGACAAATAAGACAACAGCAGAATCAGAACAGACTGACAGTCCCACAAAGCAGGAGGAACAGAATAAGGAGAGTCCCATGGAGGGAGATAACCCAGTCAGGGAGCAAAGTATCACTAAGACAAGGGATCAATGTGGAGAACAGGAAGGGAATCTAAGAACACAAAGTTCTCCACCAGAAAAAACAACACAGAGGCCTTCCAAAGATCAGGACGTTACAACAGAAAAGGGTGTTAAGGAACATTCTAAAACACAAGAACTATCACTGCCAGGAAATTATGAGCCCAATtcagaggctgctgacctgccGAAACAAGCTGCTGCCCAGAAACCATTGCAGACAGAGAAACCAACTGATCCTGAGGATGATAATAGAACATCCGAGACCCAAGAACAAGGAGAGGATGCCGACAGGACACCACCTGAGACAAAGAATCCAGCTGAACCTGGGGATGATGGCAGAGCATCTGAGACCCAAGAACCACCAGCACAAGAAACAAAGGACCTGCCTGTCCAAGGTGATAACAGAAATGTTTCAGAAACACCTGATGTTAGGGCtataaggaaagagaggagaagccCTGAGGTCCATGGAACAGcagaacaggaagaaaatgagaaagaaattcaGCTACTAACCCTGGAAGACCAACCACAGGATGGAAAGTATCAGGAACTCCAAAAGTCATCAAAAAAAGGGGATGCTGAAGCAGGTTCTAAAACACAAGAGTCAAGCTCAGAAGGAGGAGATCAGAACCATCCTGAAATTGAAAGAACAGTCACCCCAGAAGAAGAGGCAAGACATGCTGAGGAAGGCACAGCAAAAGTATTTATGAGCAGCAAAAATGTCCCTGCAGCAGAAGGGACACCaggagcaagagaaagaacacaggaatTAGCACCACTCACAAACCAGTCTAGAGAGGAAAATAAGAGGGTCACCAAGACTCATGACAAGCCAGTCAAGGACAATGATGGTTACCAGGAAGAGGATCCCAAGCCCACTGCCACACAGAATAATGAGGGTTCTTCTGAAATTCCCAACAGCCTGACTCCAGAGGATGGTGATAACAGCTCAGAGACAAATGACCTGCCTGTGCAAGGGGATTCCCAGAATCAAGGAGACCCTCTCAGAGAGTCTGTGGAAAGAAGTCACAATGGTAACCCAGACACGGAGAAACAGGTAGCACTGGGTGAGGAAAGCAGAACTGAGGAGGATGTGGTGCTGGCAGTCAGAGTCAAAGAACAGGATAAGCAGCTCACTGAGGAACCAGAATGGGCTACCAGAGAAGAGCACAGAAGTCTGGGCTCAGGGACCAAAGGCCCAGGTCCAGCTGTGTACCCCGATGGACATCTGGAGGCACAGGAGTCCACAGCAAGAGGTGAAGACAGAAAGTCCTTGGAGGCAGACTTCACTGACCAGTTTTCCATAAAGCAGCTTCCAGCAAAGGAAGACAGCAGAAGAAAGCTAAAGGTCCAAGGCCCAAGTACCAAAGGAGAAGAAGGTAGGACACCAGAGACCCAGGACACTCCAGTAAAAAATCTAGATGAGGACAATTCAGCATCCCCCAAAACACACCTTGAAAGAGAGGAACCTGCAACATTGGAAGAGGATGAAAGCCCCCAAGAGTTGGCAGAAGCCAGTGACCAACAAAATCCAGCCAAGAAAAAATATGATGTTTCAGTCCCTCAGTCCGGACTTGAAGAGAAGATGCAGAAGAACCAAGAACCTGGTTTTGTAGAGAGGGGTACTGTCTATTCCAGTCCTCTGTACCAGTATCTGCAAGAGAAGATACTGCAACAGAAGAACATGACCCAAATGGAGCAGCAAAATCAAGCTCAGACAGCTAGGTCATCAAGCCCAGAGCTCCTTAACAACCAGTCAAGTGCACCCCTCACCAATGAGATCTCAGATAGTCCTATCATCTTCAGTGACAGTCAAGCATTACATTACACCAGGGAACGTCTCCCTGATGCCGATCCTGCTGATGCACAGCAAACATCAGCTCCCCAAGCCTCAGAAGATAAGCAGAGCTACCCTCAGGAAAAGAAACCAGTACTACAAAAGGAGGCAAGCACCAAAGAGCAATGA